The Agromyces sp. LHK192 genome includes a window with the following:
- a CDS encoding nucleobase:cation symporter-2 family protein — MKRTERTAERVARPEDERLPIGMTFAYGLQHVLTMYGGIIAPPLIIGSAAGLDQAEIGVLIAACLFVGGLATILQTVGVKWFGSQLPLVQGVSFSGVATMGAIVTSGGGLPAVFGSVIVASLIGLLIAPVFATVIRFFPPVVTGSVITTIGLTLIPVAAMWAQGGNPSADDYGSPAFLGLAGLTFVVVLVLSKIGVGAISRLSILLSIVVGTIVAAALGIADFSSVGDGPIFALPTPFAFGLPTFEIAAIISMLIVILVTLTETTADILAVGEIIGTKVDSKRIAAGLRADMLSSAVSPIFGSFTQSAFAQNVGLVAITGVKSRFVVTAGGVVLVILGLLPVLGRVVAAVPPPVLGGAGIVLFGSVAASGIRTLAKVDYRGNMNLVIVASAIGFGMLPIAAPGIYHGMPEWFRIIFDSGISSAAVVAILLNLLFNHLKFGTPRRPSVFAAAPTRSIRVEQLDALEEGDAYVGGKLIDADGNEVAVERSDH; from the coding sequence ATGAAGAGAACCGAGCGCACCGCCGAACGCGTCGCCCGCCCCGAGGACGAGCGCCTGCCGATCGGCATGACCTTCGCCTACGGACTCCAGCACGTGCTCACCATGTACGGCGGCATCATCGCGCCGCCGCTGATCATCGGGTCGGCCGCGGGCCTCGACCAGGCCGAGATCGGCGTGCTGATCGCCGCCTGCCTGTTCGTCGGCGGACTCGCCACGATCCTCCAGACCGTCGGCGTGAAGTGGTTCGGCTCGCAGTTGCCGCTCGTGCAGGGCGTGTCGTTCTCCGGCGTCGCGACGATGGGCGCGATCGTCACCAGCGGCGGCGGACTCCCAGCCGTATTCGGCTCCGTGATCGTGGCATCCCTCATCGGCCTGCTGATCGCGCCCGTGTTCGCCACCGTCATCCGGTTCTTCCCACCGGTCGTGACGGGGTCGGTGATCACCACTATCGGCCTGACGCTGATCCCGGTCGCCGCCATGTGGGCGCAGGGCGGCAACCCGTCGGCCGACGACTACGGCTCGCCGGCCTTCCTCGGCCTGGCCGGCCTGACGTTCGTCGTCGTGCTGGTGCTCAGCAAGATCGGCGTCGGCGCCATCTCGCGCCTGTCGATCCTGCTGTCGATCGTCGTCGGCACCATCGTCGCCGCCGCGCTCGGCATCGCCGACTTCTCGAGCGTCGGCGACGGACCGATCTTCGCGCTCCCGACCCCGTTCGCGTTCGGCCTGCCGACGTTCGAGATCGCCGCGATCATCTCGATGCTCATCGTGATCCTGGTCACCCTCACCGAGACCACCGCCGACATCCTCGCCGTCGGCGAGATCATCGGCACCAAGGTCGACTCCAAGCGCATCGCCGCGGGCCTGCGGGCCGACATGCTGTCGAGCGCGGTGTCGCCGATCTTCGGTTCGTTCACGCAGAGCGCATTCGCGCAGAACGTCGGCCTCGTCGCCATCACCGGCGTGAAGAGCCGCTTCGTGGTCACCGCCGGCGGCGTCGTCCTGGTGATCCTCGGCCTGCTGCCGGTCCTCGGCCGCGTCGTCGCCGCGGTCCCGCCGCCCGTGCTCGGCGGCGCCGGCATCGTGCTGTTCGGCAGCGTCGCCGCGAGCGGCATCCGCACGCTCGCGAAGGTCGACTACCGCGGCAACATGAACCTGGTCATCGTCGCGTCGGCCATCGGGTTCGGCATGCTCCCGATCGCCGCGCCCGGCATCTACCACGGCATGCCCGAGTGGTTCCGCATCATCTTCGACTCGGGCATCAGCTCGGCCGCGGTCGTCGCGATCCTCCTGAACCTGCTGTTCAACCACCTGAAGTTCGGCACGCCGCGCAGGCCCTCGGTGTTCGCCGCAGCACCGACGCGCAGCATCCGGGTGGAGCAGCTCGACGCGCTCGAGGAGGGCGACGCCTACGTCGGCGGCAAGCTCATCGACGCCGACGGCAACGAGGTCGCCGTCGAGCGCAGCGACCACTGA
- a CDS encoding 8-oxoguanine deaminase has translation MTPTTTWLKQPLGIFTGDDADASAGLVIRGAEVVEVVPRGSEPTHPVDEVFDASRHVVIPGLINTHHHFYQTLTRAWTPVVSAELFPWLKGLYGVWAGLTPRDLELATTAALAELLLSGCTTAADHHYLFPDGLEQGIDVQVDVVRRLGMRATLTRGSMSLGEDDGGLPPQTTVQDAETILADSERLIGAYHERGDGAFVQIGLAPCSPFSVTTEVMRETAQLAERLDVRLHTHLAETLDEEDFCRERFALRTVDYLESVGWLSDRSWLAHGIHFDDAEIARLGAAGTAVAHCATSNMRLASGIARAVELEEAGAPVGLGVDGSASNDGSNLIQEVRQALYLQRLRYGAASVTPERALGWATAGSARALGRSDLGVLAPGKQADLAMFTLDDLRFSGSHDPVAALLLCGAERADRVMVGGRWRVVDGAIEGLDLEQLIAHHSEAASDLLARHG, from the coding sequence ATGACCCCCACCACGACCTGGCTGAAGCAGCCGCTCGGCATCTTCACGGGCGACGACGCGGATGCCTCGGCCGGCCTGGTGATCCGCGGGGCCGAGGTGGTCGAGGTCGTGCCGAGGGGCTCCGAGCCGACGCACCCCGTCGACGAGGTGTTCGACGCCTCGCGGCACGTGGTCATCCCGGGCCTCATCAACACGCACCACCACTTCTACCAGACGCTCACCCGGGCCTGGACGCCCGTCGTGAGCGCCGAGCTCTTCCCCTGGTTGAAGGGCCTGTACGGCGTCTGGGCCGGCCTCACGCCGCGCGACCTCGAGCTCGCGACCACCGCCGCGCTCGCCGAACTGCTGCTCTCGGGTTGCACGACCGCGGCCGACCACCACTACCTCTTCCCCGACGGTCTGGAACAGGGCATCGACGTCCAGGTCGACGTCGTGAGGCGGCTCGGCATGCGCGCCACCCTGACGCGCGGATCCATGTCGCTCGGCGAGGACGACGGCGGGCTGCCGCCGCAGACCACCGTGCAGGACGCCGAGACGATCCTCGCCGACAGCGAGCGGCTGATCGGCGCGTACCACGAGCGCGGCGACGGCGCGTTCGTGCAGATCGGCCTGGCACCCTGTTCGCCGTTCTCCGTCACGACCGAGGTCATGCGCGAGACGGCACAGCTCGCCGAACGGCTCGACGTGCGCCTGCACACCCACCTCGCCGAGACGCTCGACGAGGAGGACTTCTGCCGCGAGCGCTTCGCTCTGCGCACCGTCGACTACCTCGAGAGCGTCGGATGGCTCTCCGACCGGTCGTGGCTCGCCCACGGCATCCACTTCGACGACGCCGAGATCGCCCGGCTCGGGGCGGCCGGCACCGCCGTCGCGCACTGCGCGACCTCGAACATGCGGCTCGCATCGGGCATCGCCCGCGCCGTCGAACTCGAGGAGGCCGGAGCTCCGGTCGGGCTCGGAGTGGACGGCTCCGCGTCCAACGACGGCTCGAACCTCATCCAGGAGGTCCGCCAGGCCCTCTACCTGCAGCGACTGCGCTACGGCGCCGCGAGCGTGACGCCCGAGCGCGCGCTCGGCTGGGCGACCGCGGGCTCCGCCCGCGCGCTCGGTCGCTCCGACCTCGGCGTGCTGGCACCCGGCAAGCAGGCCGACCTCGCGATGTTCACGCTCGACGACCTGCGCTTCTCCGGGAGCCACGACCCCGTCGCCGCCCTCCTGCTCTGCGGCGCCGAGCGCGCCGACCGCGTCATGGTCGGCGGCCGGTGGCGCGTCGTCGACGGGGCGATCGAGGGCCTCGACCTCGAGCAGTTGATCGCCCACCACTCCGAGGCCGCGAGCGACCTGCTCGCCCGGCACGGGTGA
- a CDS encoding MFS transporter, whose product MASYTDLLKTPGVARIIAAQLTARFPSGMLSLAFLLHVEQQTGSYGSAGLVLAATSIGQAVAGPLTSRLMGRFGMRPVLILTLAVCATAVVAIAVLPLTVPLYMTIGLVCGLATPPVQPAVRTIYPKMVNSRQLTPLFSLDASAQEIIWVVGPVVTTFISTQIGTTWGILAAAAMMIGGGIWFIASPELGRVRIPRSKRRFGVVLTRPPVLLATVVGFLLIAACAAIEAGVVAVFGHDGAEAGIVLAIFSVGSLAGGLLLGHTPIGPWSTARRMAIVMVGTVVAGFGMNFPWLSVSLFIAGIGIAPALAVLFAIVSASVKFSDTAEAYGWVGTGQLIGAAMGSALAGFLIDEFTAVGAFWAAAGFAVVGVIVPAVFVRWHPDLRGRDASPLPDTEPVEITPT is encoded by the coding sequence GTGGCCAGCTACACCGATCTCCTGAAGACCCCGGGCGTCGCGCGAATCATCGCGGCGCAGCTGACCGCGCGCTTCCCCAGCGGCATGCTCTCGCTCGCGTTCCTGCTGCACGTCGAGCAGCAGACCGGGTCGTACGGCTCCGCGGGGCTCGTGCTCGCCGCGACCTCCATCGGCCAGGCGGTCGCCGGACCCCTCACCAGCCGCCTCATGGGGCGGTTCGGCATGCGGCCGGTGCTGATCCTCACGCTCGCCGTCTGCGCGACGGCCGTCGTCGCGATCGCCGTGCTCCCGCTCACCGTGCCGCTGTACATGACGATCGGGCTCGTCTGCGGACTCGCCACCCCGCCCGTGCAGCCGGCCGTGCGCACCATCTACCCGAAGATGGTGAACTCCCGGCAGCTCACCCCGCTGTTCTCGCTCGACGCCTCTGCGCAGGAGATCATCTGGGTCGTCGGCCCCGTCGTCACCACCTTCATCTCGACGCAGATCGGCACGACGTGGGGCATCCTCGCCGCCGCGGCAATGATGATCGGCGGCGGCATCTGGTTCATCGCCTCCCCCGAGCTCGGCCGCGTGCGCATCCCCCGCTCGAAGCGCCGGTTCGGCGTCGTGCTCACGCGGCCGCCGGTGCTGCTCGCCACCGTCGTCGGATTCCTCCTCATCGCAGCGTGCGCGGCGATCGAGGCCGGCGTGGTCGCCGTCTTCGGCCACGACGGCGCCGAGGCCGGCATCGTCCTCGCGATCTTCTCGGTCGGCAGCCTCGCCGGCGGCCTGCTGCTCGGCCACACGCCCATCGGGCCCTGGTCGACCGCGCGCCGCATGGCGATCGTCATGGTCGGCACCGTCGTCGCCGGGTTCGGCATGAACTTCCCGTGGCTGTCGGTGTCGCTGTTCATCGCCGGCATCGGCATCGCGCCCGCGCTCGCGGTGCTGTTCGCGATCGTCTCGGCGAGCGTGAAGTTCTCCGACACCGCCGAGGCGTACGGCTGGGTCGGCACCGGACAACTGATCGGCGCGGCGATGGGGTCGGCGCTCGCCGGGTTCCTCATCGACGAGTTCACCGCCGTCGGCGCGTTCTGGGCGGCCGCCGGGTTCGCCGTGGTCGGCGTGATCGTGCCGGCCGTGTTCGTGCGCTGGCATCCCGACCTGCGCGGCCGCGACGCGAGCCCGCTGCCCGACACCGAACCGGTGGAGATCACGCCGACATGA
- a CDS encoding aldo/keto reductase — translation MTGASMPPRPSTPPPSPLLPLADGAAIPQLGYGLYKVPAADAGALCRSAIEIGYRHLDTAAFYGNERETGQAVREASVPRDELFVTSKVWKDDNGYDSTLRAFDESMQRFGLDALDLYLIHWPVPSTDRYVDTWRALVRLQQDGRVRSIGVANFHAHHLERIIGETGVAPVVNQVELHPWLPQTALRAFHDANGIRTEAWSPLARGRILDDPTLAAIASKHDRSVAQVTLRWHVQLGNIVIPKASSPERQRENLDVFDFALDDDDLAAIGTLESGERTGRDPEFD, via the coding sequence ATGACCGGAGCCTCCATGCCACCGCGCCCGTCCACCCCGCCCCCGTCGCCGCTGCTGCCGCTCGCCGACGGCGCAGCCATCCCCCAGCTCGGCTACGGCCTGTACAAGGTGCCGGCCGCTGACGCCGGCGCGCTCTGCCGCTCCGCGATTGAGATCGGCTACCGCCACCTCGATACGGCCGCGTTCTACGGCAACGAACGCGAGACCGGGCAGGCCGTGCGCGAGGCATCCGTGCCGCGCGACGAGCTGTTCGTGACGAGCAAGGTCTGGAAGGACGACAACGGCTACGACTCGACGCTGCGCGCGTTCGACGAGTCGATGCAGCGGTTCGGCCTCGACGCGCTCGACCTGTACCTCATCCACTGGCCCGTGCCGTCGACCGACCGCTACGTCGACACCTGGCGCGCGCTCGTGCGGCTGCAGCAGGACGGACGCGTGCGGTCCATCGGCGTCGCCAACTTCCACGCCCACCACCTCGAGCGCATCATCGGGGAGACCGGCGTCGCCCCGGTGGTCAACCAGGTCGAGCTGCACCCCTGGCTGCCGCAGACCGCGCTCCGCGCGTTCCACGACGCGAACGGCATCCGCACCGAGGCGTGGTCGCCGCTCGCCCGCGGACGCATCCTCGACGACCCGACGCTCGCCGCGATCGCCTCGAAGCACGACCGTTCGGTCGCGCAGGTGACGCTGCGCTGGCACGTGCAGCTCGGCAACATCGTCATCCCGAAGGCGTCCTCGCCCGAACGCCAGCGCGAGAACCTCGACGTGTTCGACTTCGCGCTCGACGATGACGACCTCGCCGCGATCGGCACGCTCGAGAGCGGCGAGCGGACGGGGCGCGACCCCGAGTTCGACTGA
- a CDS encoding DUF4349 domain-containing protein, which yields MTRRLASAAAAAALLALLLAGCSAGAGSDSSAPMSGTAEHAPAEPGDGGGSAEGFVATGEAAADEAAGASDADRSVIRTGSISITVDDPIASADDVADLATGAGGRIDQRTEQPGTDGMTASADLVLRIPVDGLDAVVDDLRELGEVNRIALEASDVTQQREDLDARIEALGASVDRLTALLGQATTTADLIEIESELTTRQAELDSLTQQRDLLVDQVEFSTLSVSLVTEEQAPDARPDTFLDGLAAGWESLMAFGAGLLVVLGVLLPWIGLLALVAAIVVGVVLLVARGRRRPPQA from the coding sequence ATGACTCGACGACTCGCATCCGCGGCCGCAGCCGCCGCGCTCCTCGCCCTCCTGCTCGCGGGCTGCTCCGCGGGCGCCGGTTCGGATTCCTCGGCGCCGATGTCCGGCACGGCCGAGCACGCCCCCGCCGAGCCCGGGGACGGCGGCGGTTCCGCCGAGGGGTTCGTCGCCACGGGCGAGGCAGCCGCCGACGAAGCTGCCGGGGCGTCCGACGCCGACCGCAGCGTGATCCGCACCGGCTCGATCTCGATCACCGTCGACGATCCGATCGCGTCCGCCGACGACGTGGCCGACCTCGCGACCGGTGCGGGCGGTCGCATCGACCAGCGCACCGAGCAGCCCGGCACCGACGGCATGACGGCGAGCGCCGACCTCGTGCTGCGGATCCCGGTCGACGGCCTCGACGCGGTCGTCGACGACCTGCGCGAACTCGGCGAGGTGAACCGCATCGCGCTCGAGGCATCCGACGTGACGCAGCAGCGTGAAGACCTCGACGCGCGGATCGAGGCGCTGGGCGCCTCCGTCGACCGGCTCACCGCACTGCTCGGCCAGGCGACGACGACCGCCGACCTCATCGAGATCGAGTCCGAGCTCACGACCCGGCAGGCCGAGCTCGACAGCCTCACCCAGCAGCGCGACCTGCTCGTCGACCAGGTCGAGTTCTCGACGCTGTCGGTCTCGCTCGTCACCGAGGAGCAGGCGCCGGATGCCCGCCCCGACACGTTCCTCGACGGTCTCGCCGCGGGGTGGGAGAGCCTCATGGCGTTCGGCGCGGGCCTGCTCGTCGTGCTCGGCGTGCTGCTCCCGTGGATCGGCCTGCTCGCACTCGTCGCGGCGATCGTCGTGGGCGTCGTGCTGCTCGTGGCCCGCGGACGGCGGCGCCCGCCGCAGGCGTAG